From a single Candidatus Sulfotelmatobacter sp. genomic region:
- a CDS encoding SDR family NAD(P)-dependent oxidoreductase gives MNWKSKSVLVTGAGGFIGSHLAEALVRAGAQTRALVHYNSSGRRGWMDESDLRDDMEIMAGDIREADSVKAALKGVDVVFHLAALIAIPYSYVSPSSYVSANIIGTMNILQESLRSGVSRIVHTSTSEVYGTARQIPISEDHALQSQSPYSATKIGADKLAESFHCAFGLPVSIVRPFNTYGPRQSARAVIPTIMTQALAGEPIRVGNVAPTRDFNYVADTVRGFLLNAASEKAVGRVVNLGTGTEISIGDLARTICSAVGSDCKIIQEEQRVRPAGSEVDRLLADNRLANELLGWRPEVSLRAGLQHTLDWMRSNLDRYRTGVYAL, from the coding sequence GTGAATTGGAAATCCAAATCGGTACTGGTCACGGGCGCAGGCGGCTTCATCGGCAGTCATCTCGCCGAAGCGCTTGTTCGCGCTGGCGCGCAGACCCGCGCACTCGTTCACTACAACAGCTCGGGGCGCCGCGGTTGGATGGATGAAAGCGATCTGCGCGACGACATGGAGATTATGGCCGGCGACATCCGTGAGGCGGACAGCGTCAAGGCCGCGCTGAAGGGCGTAGACGTGGTGTTCCACCTCGCCGCTCTGATCGCCATCCCCTATTCTTATGTGTCGCCGTCGTCGTACGTCAGCGCGAACATCATCGGCACCATGAATATTCTTCAGGAATCGCTGCGTTCCGGCGTGTCGCGAATCGTGCATACCTCGACCAGCGAAGTTTACGGAACTGCACGCCAAATCCCGATCTCGGAAGACCACGCTCTGCAAAGCCAGTCGCCGTACTCCGCGACCAAGATTGGGGCGGATAAATTGGCGGAGTCGTTCCATTGCGCGTTTGGGCTACCGGTCAGCATTGTTCGTCCCTTCAATACTTACGGTCCGCGCCAGTCGGCCCGCGCCGTCATTCCCACGATCATGACGCAGGCCTTGGCCGGGGAGCCGATTCGCGTCGGGAACGTGGCTCCTACGCGAGATTTCAATTACGTGGCGGACACCGTCCGAGGATTTCTATTGAATGCGGCGAGTGAGAAAGCCGTCGGCCGTGTCGTCAATCTCGGCACCGGCACTGAAATCTCCATCGGCGATCTTGCCCGCACGATCTGCTCTGCCGTCGGCAGTGATTGCAAAATTATCCAGGAGGAACAGCGCGTTCGGCCCGCCGGAAGTGAAGTCGATCGCCTCCTCGCCGACAATCGCCTGGCAAACGAGTTATTAGGCTGGCGTCCGGAGGTGAGCTTGCGCGCGGGCTTGCAGCACACCCTGGACTGGATGCGCTCGAATCTCGACCGCTATCGGACCGGAGTCTACGCCCTGTGA
- a CDS encoding nucleotidyltransferase family protein, with protein sequence MEFIEKICTTEKASLREVMACIDRGAKGIALVVDERKRLIATLTDGDLRRAVLAGIGLDFPVATLIAKRRTQDNRNPITLPQGSPKDAILSEMKARAVRQIPLVDGDGCVLELAVLDDLVAERHAPVHAVVMAGGLGARLMPLTADTPKPMLPVGEQPLIDRLVHQLKQAGIARINISTNYKGDQISAHFGKGEAFGIEVECVTEDQPLGTAGSLSLVSGNDPLLVINGDILTALDFRAFLDFHFEHAAAMTVAVREYGFDVPYGVVETDGLHVTAVTEKPTVKFFVNAGIYLISPSARALIPSGQHFDMPQLIDILVQSRSKVVSFPVWEYWLDIGRHEDYERAQHDVQSMGGATVNRGVTAK encoded by the coding sequence ATGGAGTTCATCGAGAAAATTTGCACGACCGAAAAGGCCAGCCTGCGTGAAGTAATGGCCTGCATCGATCGCGGCGCCAAGGGCATCGCGCTGGTGGTCGACGAACGCAAGCGCCTGATCGCAACTTTGACCGATGGAGATTTACGGCGCGCCGTGCTGGCTGGAATCGGCCTGGACTTTCCGGTTGCGACTCTGATTGCAAAACGCCGCACGCAGGACAACCGCAACCCGATCACGCTTCCCCAAGGCAGCCCGAAAGACGCCATTCTCAGCGAAATGAAAGCCCGCGCCGTTAGGCAAATTCCGCTCGTGGATGGCGACGGATGCGTGCTCGAACTCGCCGTACTCGACGATCTGGTGGCCGAGCGTCACGCCCCAGTTCACGCGGTGGTAATGGCCGGCGGCCTGGGTGCGCGCCTGATGCCACTGACTGCCGACACACCCAAACCCATGCTGCCCGTGGGCGAGCAACCGCTAATCGATCGCCTGGTACACCAACTGAAGCAAGCCGGCATCGCGCGCATCAATATCAGCACCAATTACAAAGGCGATCAGATCTCCGCGCATTTCGGCAAGGGTGAAGCCTTCGGCATCGAAGTCGAATGCGTAACTGAGGATCAACCCCTGGGCACGGCCGGTTCCTTGTCATTGGTCTCAGGGAACGATCCGCTCCTGGTGATCAATGGCGACATCCTGACCGCTCTCGATTTCCGGGCCTTCCTCGACTTCCATTTCGAGCACGCCGCCGCTATGACGGTTGCGGTGCGCGAATACGGCTTCGATGTTCCCTATGGCGTCGTCGAAACCGATGGTTTGCACGTCACCGCAGTCACGGAAAAACCGACGGTAAAGTTCTTCGTCAATGCCGGCATCTACTTGATTTCTCCCTCGGCACGGGCCTTGATTCCGTCGGGCCAGCATTTCGACATGCCCCAACTGATCGACATTCTCGTTCAGTCTCGGAGTAAGGTGGTCAGCTTTCCGGTGTGGGAGTATTGGCTCGACATCGGCCGCCACGAGGATTACGAGCGCGCCCAGCACGACGTGCAAAGCATGGGAGGGGCGACTGTGAACCGTGGAGTAACCGCCAAGTGA
- the neuB gene encoding N-acetylneuraminate synthase, whose translation MEIGGKKIGSGNPCFVIAEAGVNHNGSLETGLRLVDAAVEAGADAVKFQTFKAEKLISAAAPKADYQKATTGSAEAQLEMVRGLEMPEAMTYAVAEHAARRRIIFLSTAFDEESADLLMRIGVPAFKVSSGDVTDLPLLAFLGRKRKPVILSTGMSYLEEVESAVETLLASGCPELALLHCVSSYPATPESANLKVIPAMKRHFNVPVGFSDHSLGNELAIAAVALEADIIEKHITLDINLPGPDHKASLAPDAFKNMARSIRLIEAARGDGVKRPTAAEQNVRDVARRSIVAARTIARGEVITREMLAFKRPGTGISPADWKKIVGRSAAREICFDTPIAAGDLA comes from the coding sequence ATGGAAATTGGCGGCAAGAAAATCGGAAGTGGGAATCCCTGCTTCGTCATTGCCGAAGCGGGAGTGAACCATAACGGCAGTCTGGAAACGGGGCTGCGTCTCGTCGATGCGGCTGTCGAAGCCGGGGCCGACGCCGTGAAGTTCCAGACTTTCAAAGCTGAAAAGCTGATTTCAGCCGCCGCGCCGAAGGCCGACTATCAGAAGGCGACGACCGGAAGCGCGGAAGCACAACTGGAAATGGTGCGGGGGCTCGAGATGCCGGAGGCGATGACATACGCCGTCGCTGAACACGCCGCGAGGCGCAGAATTATTTTTCTGTCGACGGCGTTTGATGAAGAAAGCGCGGATTTGCTCATGAGGATCGGAGTTCCCGCCTTCAAAGTCAGTTCCGGGGACGTGACTGACCTTCCGCTGTTGGCGTTTCTGGGCCGAAAGCGGAAACCGGTAATCCTGTCGACTGGGATGTCGTACCTGGAGGAAGTTGAGAGCGCCGTGGAGACGCTGCTCGCTTCCGGCTGCCCCGAACTGGCGCTTCTGCATTGCGTTTCAAGCTATCCCGCCACTCCCGAGTCGGCCAACTTGAAGGTCATTCCGGCGATGAAGCGGCACTTCAACGTGCCCGTCGGATTCAGCGACCACTCGCTCGGAAACGAGTTGGCCATTGCCGCGGTCGCGCTCGAGGCAGATATTATCGAGAAGCACATCACGTTAGACATCAATCTGCCGGGGCCCGACCACAAGGCGTCTCTCGCACCCGATGCCTTCAAGAATATGGCTCGATCGATTCGGTTGATTGAGGCAGCGCGAGGCGACGGGGTAAAAAGGCCTACGGCCGCCGAGCAGAATGTGCGAGATGTAGCTCGGCGCAGCATCGTGGCGGCGCGCACGATTGCGCGGGGCGAGGTAATCACTCGGGAGATGCTTGCTTTTAAGCGGCCGGGCACCGGTATCTCTCCTGCCGACTGGAAAAAGATAGTGGGTAGAAGCGCCGCGCGCGAAATTTGCTTCGATACGCCGATCGCTGCCGGTGATCTGGCATGA